A portion of the Bifidobacterium lemurum genome contains these proteins:
- a CDS encoding AMP-dependent synthetase/ligase, with translation MLKEYTRPLAAPIDYDQNIFSVLEHRVERTPEDSLVEYKGDGGDWLSFSAVEFRDKVIAIAKGLIARGIMPGDAVSVISKTRWEWTALDMAIMSIGALTVPVYETNSAAQVAMIFNDSRVKMAFAENDAQRDKIESVRGECPDLDDVYVIDYGAVDTIEEYGRGVTTEEFYERERAVKGSDLATIVYTSGSTGTPKGIELSHGSFVFITYSGINSMPDIAMKPNRRLLLFLPLAHVFARYMQFFCFAGNVSLGLSSNLKTILADFASFQPTFILAVPRIFEKIYNAASQKAGSGIKGRIFANATATAKEWSAVQQSGEKMPMLLSLRHAVYDKLVYSSIMSVFGGHVEYAVSGGAPLDSSIAHFFNGVGLPLLEGYGMTETCAPTNVNPTEGYKIGTIGLPLQGVTVGIAEDGELCFKSPQVCAGYHNQPDVTAQQIVDGWLHTGDLGELDDEGFVTVTGRKKDLIITAGGKNVSPGLLEASVMTSPVVNQCVVLGDRRPFIAAIVALDLAETNTWLKAQGATEMEDLAQAARNPIVYAEVERAVNAANELVSRAESIRKFEIVPDEFTEDNGMVTPSLKARRAAITEHYRELIDTVIYAGKK, from the coding sequence ATGCTCAAGGAATACACCCGCCCGCTGGCGGCCCCCATCGACTACGACCAGAACATCTTCTCGGTGCTCGAGCACCGCGTGGAGCGCACGCCCGAGGACTCGCTGGTGGAATACAAGGGAGACGGCGGCGACTGGCTGTCGTTCTCCGCCGTGGAGTTCCGCGACAAGGTGATCGCCATCGCCAAGGGACTGATCGCGCGCGGCATCATGCCCGGGGACGCCGTGTCCGTGATCTCCAAGACGCGCTGGGAATGGACCGCGCTCGATATGGCGATCATGTCGATCGGCGCGCTCACCGTGCCCGTGTATGAGACCAACTCGGCCGCGCAGGTCGCCATGATCTTCAACGACTCCCGCGTCAAAATGGCCTTCGCCGAAAACGACGCGCAACGCGACAAAATCGAGTCGGTACGCGGTGAATGCCCGGATCTCGACGATGTGTATGTGATCGACTACGGTGCGGTCGACACCATCGAGGAATACGGCCGCGGCGTGACCACCGAGGAGTTCTACGAACGCGAACGCGCGGTGAAGGGAAGCGATCTGGCGACCATCGTGTACACCTCCGGCTCCACGGGCACGCCGAAAGGCATCGAATTGAGCCATGGCAGCTTCGTGTTCATCACCTACTCCGGCATCAACTCCATGCCCGACATCGCGATGAAGCCGAACCGTCGCCTGCTGCTGTTCCTGCCGCTCGCGCATGTGTTCGCGCGCTACATGCAGTTCTTCTGCTTCGCCGGCAACGTCTCGCTCGGCCTGTCCAGCAACCTGAAAACCATTCTGGCCGATTTCGCCAGCTTCCAGCCCACCTTCATCCTCGCCGTACCGCGTATTTTCGAGAAGATCTACAACGCGGCCTCACAGAAGGCCGGCTCGGGCATCAAGGGACGCATCTTCGCGAACGCCACCGCCACGGCCAAGGAATGGTCCGCGGTGCAGCAGTCCGGAGAGAAGATGCCGATGCTGCTGAGTCTGCGGCATGCGGTGTACGACAAGCTGGTCTATTCCTCCATCATGAGCGTGTTCGGCGGCCATGTGGAATACGCCGTGTCCGGCGGCGCGCCGCTCGACTCGTCCATCGCGCATTTCTTCAACGGCGTGGGACTTCCGTTGCTGGAAGGCTACGGTATGACCGAAACCTGCGCGCCGACCAATGTGAACCCCACGGAAGGATACAAGATCGGCACCATCGGACTGCCCCTGCAGGGCGTGACCGTGGGCATCGCCGAGGATGGCGAACTGTGCTTCAAAAGCCCTCAGGTGTGCGCGGGCTACCACAACCAGCCCGATGTCACCGCGCAGCAGATCGTCGACGGCTGGCTGCACACCGGCGATCTGGGCGAATTGGACGATGAGGGCTTCGTGACGGTCACCGGCCGCAAGAAGGATCTGATCATCACCGCGGGCGGCAAGAACGTCTCTCCGGGTCTGCTGGAGGCCTCCGTGATGACCTCGCCGGTGGTGAACCAGTGCGTGGTGCTCGGCGACCGCAGGCCGTTCATCGCGGCCATCGTGGCCTTGGACCTGGCGGAGACCAACACCTGGCTCAAAGCCCAGGGTGCCACCGAGATGGAGGATCTCGCCCAGGCGGCGAGGAACCCGATCGTCTACGCCGAGGTGGAACGCGCCGTGAACGCCGCCAACGAGCTGGTCTCCCGCGCCGAATCCATCCGCAAGTTCGAAATCGTGCCCGACGAGTTCACCGAGGACAACGGCATGGTGACCCCGAGTCTGAAGGCCCGTCGCGCCGCGATCACCGAGCATTACCGCGAGCTCATCGACACGGTGATCTACGCGGGCAAGAAGTGA
- a CDS encoding NADP-dependent isocitrate dehydrogenase, translated as MAKIKVEGTVVELDGDEMTRVIWKDIKDRLILPYLDVDLEYYDLGIENRDATDDQVTIDSAEAIKKHHVGVKCATITPDEARVKEFGLKKMWKSPNGTIRNILGGTIFREPIVMSNVPRLVPGWTKPIVVARHAFGDQYKATDFKVPGAGRLTVTFTPDDGSEPIEHVVYDYPAEGGVAQVQYNVNESIRGFARACFNYGLLRHYPVYLSTKNTILKAYDGQFKDIFAEVFETEYKQRFEAEGLTYEHRLIDDMVASSLKWSGGYVWACKNYDGDVQSDTVAQGFGSLGLMTSVLMTPDGQTVEAEAAHGTVTRHYRRWQAGEKTSTNPIASIFAWTGGLRHRAKLDGTPEVAHFADTLEQVIVSTVESGRMTKDLATLIGPDQAWLDTDGFMNALDEELAKALAA; from the coding sequence ATGGCCAAAATCAAGGTCGAAGGCACGGTCGTCGAACTCGACGGCGACGAAATGACCCGCGTCATCTGGAAGGACATCAAGGATCGCCTGATCCTGCCCTATCTCGATGTGGATCTGGAATACTACGATCTGGGCATCGAGAACCGCGACGCCACCGACGACCAGGTGACGATCGATTCGGCCGAGGCCATCAAGAAGCATCATGTGGGCGTCAAATGCGCCACCATCACGCCCGACGAGGCGCGCGTCAAGGAGTTCGGCCTCAAGAAGATGTGGAAGTCCCCCAACGGCACCATCCGCAACATCCTCGGCGGCACGATCTTCCGCGAGCCGATCGTGATGAGCAACGTGCCGCGTCTGGTGCCCGGCTGGACCAAGCCGATCGTCGTGGCCCGCCACGCCTTCGGCGACCAGTACAAGGCCACCGACTTCAAGGTGCCGGGGGCGGGCCGCCTCACCGTCACCTTCACCCCCGATGACGGCTCCGAGCCGATCGAGCACGTGGTCTACGACTATCCGGCCGAAGGCGGCGTGGCCCAGGTGCAGTACAACGTGAACGAATCCATCCGCGGCTTCGCGCGCGCCTGCTTCAACTACGGCCTGCTGCGCCACTACCCGGTGTACCTCTCCACGAAGAACACGATCCTCAAGGCCTACGACGGCCAGTTCAAGGACATCTTCGCCGAGGTCTTCGAAACCGAGTACAAACAGCGCTTCGAAGCCGAGGGACTGACCTACGAGCACCGCCTCATCGACGATATGGTCGCCAGCTCGCTCAAGTGGAGCGGCGGATACGTGTGGGCCTGCAAGAACTACGACGGCGACGTGCAGTCCGACACGGTGGCCCAAGGCTTCGGCTCGCTCGGCCTGATGACCTCCGTGCTCATGACCCCGGACGGACAGACCGTCGAGGCCGAGGCCGCGCACGGCACCGTGACCCGCCACTACCGCCGCTGGCAGGCGGGCGAGAAGACCTCCACCAACCCGATCGCCTCCATCTTCGCTTGGACCGGCGGCCTGCGCCACCGCGCCAAGCTCGACGGCACCCCCGAGGTCGCGCATTTCGCCGACACGCTGGAGCAGGTGATCGTCTCCACCGTCGAATCCGGCCGTATGACCAAGGATCTGGCCACGCTGATCGGCCCCGACCAGGCATGGCTCGACACCGACGGATTCATGAACGCGCTGGACGAGGAGCTCGCGAAGGCGCTCGCCGCATAA
- a CDS encoding GuaB3 family IMP dehydrogenase-related protein — MSQEIEIGLGKKARLAYSLDDVAIVPSRRTRDSEDVSTSWQIDAYEFDVPVIGAPMDSVTSPATAIAMGRLGALGVLDLEGLWTRYDDPTPLLDEIANLPAERATARIQEIYAEPIKAELITRRLHEIRDAGVTVAGALSPQRTQQFYSTVVEAGVDLFVIRGTVVSAEHVSMGHEPLNLKKFIYDLDVPVIVGGAANYTAALHLMRTGAAGVLVGFGGGAVSATRQTIGVQAPMATAIADVAEARRDYMDESGGRYVQVIADGGMGDSGSFVKALALGADAVMLGAPLARASEAPGKGTHWGAEARHQTLPRGYRTTVGTVGPLERILFGPSHVADGTTNFVGALRRAMASTGYIDVKNFQRCGMVVNPNSIL; from the coding sequence ATGTCTCAGGAAATTGAAATCGGTTTGGGCAAAAAAGCCCGTCTCGCGTATTCGTTGGACGATGTGGCCATCGTTCCCTCCCGTCGCACGCGCGACAGCGAGGATGTGTCGACCTCGTGGCAGATCGACGCCTATGAGTTCGACGTGCCGGTGATCGGCGCGCCCATGGATTCGGTGACGAGTCCCGCGACCGCCATCGCCATGGGGCGTCTCGGCGCGCTCGGCGTGCTCGACCTCGAAGGCCTGTGGACCCGCTACGACGATCCGACCCCGCTGCTGGACGAGATCGCGAATCTGCCGGCGGAACGCGCCACCGCGCGCATCCAGGAGATCTACGCGGAGCCGATCAAGGCGGAGCTCATCACCCGTCGCCTGCATGAGATCCGCGACGCCGGCGTCACGGTGGCCGGCGCGCTCTCCCCGCAGCGCACCCAGCAGTTCTATTCGACCGTCGTCGAGGCGGGCGTCGACCTGTTCGTGATCCGCGGCACCGTGGTGTCCGCCGAACATGTGTCGATGGGGCATGAGCCGTTGAACCTGAAGAAGTTCATCTACGATCTCGACGTGCCGGTGATCGTGGGCGGCGCCGCCAACTACACCGCCGCGCTGCATCTGATGCGCACCGGCGCGGCCGGCGTGCTCGTCGGGTTCGGCGGCGGCGCCGTGTCCGCCACCCGCCAGACCATCGGCGTGCAGGCGCCGATGGCCACCGCGATCGCCGACGTGGCCGAGGCCCGACGCGACTATATGGACGAGTCCGGCGGCCGCTACGTGCAGGTCATCGCCGACGGCGGCATGGGCGATTCCGGTAGCTTCGTCAAGGCGTTGGCTCTGGGCGCGGACGCCGTGATGCTGGGCGCGCCGCTCGCGCGCGCGTCCGAAGCGCCGGGCAAAGGCACGCATTGGGGCGCGGAGGCCCGTCACCAGACCCTGCCGCGCGGCTACCGCACCACGGTGGGCACGGTCGGTCCTCTGGAGCGGATCCTGTTCGGTCCCAGCCATGTGGCGGACGGCACCACCAACTTCGTCGGCGCGCTGCGTCGCGCGATGGCGTCGACGGGATACATCGACGTGAAGAACTTCCAGCGTTGCGGCATGGTGGTGAACCCCAACTCCATACTCTGA
- a CDS encoding AMP-dependent synthetase/ligase, translating to MLREYISDPRYITTEEDTIFALLANRAEADPDDLIAQWQDGETRQWRDVTAGQMLSRVRAVAKGLMGLGAKPGSMVAVYSATCYEWGVVDFACAAIGAVSVPIYETDSAKQAASIIDDTMPLIAFAGDYDHAQTLEQIRADRAHLAYVFNFKADGLDAVADFGERVDDDELDRAIARVKADDLSTIVYTSGSTGKPKGAMLSHRNFTHIVHNGYEILNNVLYQPNRLLLFLPLAHCFARYIQYVAIGGHGVVGYVPSAKHLLADLRSFKPTYLLGVPRVFEKVYNAASQKAGAGIKGRIFARAFAHFVQWSKDEQAGGGHSPIARLRHMFYMQTVGTSVRSALGPNLRYLACGGAPLNADLAHFFNGMDDITFIQGYGMTETAAPMLVNWEDDNVVGSVGKPGPGMGVRLGEDDELLLTGPNVFLGYYKQPELTAAAMTEDGWIRSGDLGVIDENGFVTITGRKKDIIITAGGKNVSPAPMEDVINTCPIISHTVVVGDGKPFIAALVELDDEMTRSWLGSQGLNADMSMSEVAQSDAVRAFIQQYIDLANANVSRAESVRKFVILDEEFTQEAGTLTPSMKMVRPKVLARYADLIESELYAPKASSRPVPATARIIDRTTETVQQMSESVKQASENMSPKMRQAYERTRASVSDSLATVSEKIKKQQPDGFEADDDAPAAGGAEDLPAADDAAGATNEEQ from the coding sequence ATGTTGCGTGAATATATCTCCGATCCCCGGTACATCACCACCGAGGAAGACACGATTTTCGCCTTGCTGGCCAACCGGGCCGAAGCGGATCCCGACGACCTCATCGCCCAGTGGCAGGATGGCGAGACCCGTCAGTGGCGGGACGTGACCGCAGGGCAGATGCTCTCGCGCGTGCGTGCCGTCGCCAAAGGTCTGATGGGATTGGGCGCCAAGCCCGGCAGCATGGTGGCCGTCTACTCGGCCACATGCTATGAGTGGGGCGTGGTCGACTTCGCATGCGCCGCCATCGGCGCTGTGAGCGTGCCGATCTACGAGACCGATTCCGCGAAACAGGCGGCCTCCATCATTGACGACACCATGCCGTTGATCGCGTTCGCCGGCGATTACGACCATGCCCAGACCCTCGAGCAGATCCGGGCCGACCGCGCGCATCTCGCATACGTGTTCAATTTCAAAGCGGACGGACTCGACGCGGTGGCCGACTTCGGCGAACGGGTGGACGACGACGAGCTCGACCGTGCCATCGCGCGCGTCAAAGCGGACGACCTGTCCACCATCGTCTACACCTCCGGCTCCACGGGCAAGCCGAAGGGGGCGATGCTCTCGCACCGCAACTTCACCCATATCGTCCACAACGGCTATGAGATCCTCAACAACGTGCTCTACCAGCCGAACCGTCTGCTGCTGTTCCTGCCGCTGGCGCACTGCTTCGCGCGCTACATCCAGTACGTGGCCATCGGCGGGCACGGCGTGGTGGGCTATGTGCCCAGCGCCAAGCATCTGCTCGCCGACCTGCGCTCCTTCAAGCCGACCTATCTGCTGGGCGTGCCGCGTGTGTTCGAGAAGGTCTACAACGCCGCCTCCCAGAAGGCGGGCGCCGGCATCAAAGGCCGCATCTTCGCCCGGGCGTTCGCGCATTTCGTCCAATGGTCGAAGGATGAGCAGGCGGGTGGGGGACATTCCCCCATCGCGCGGCTCAGGCACATGTTCTACATGCAGACCGTCGGCACCTCGGTGCGTTCCGCCTTGGGGCCGAACCTCAGGTACCTGGCGTGCGGCGGCGCCCCGCTCAACGCCGACCTGGCGCATTTCTTCAACGGCATGGACGACATCACGTTCATCCAGGGGTATGGCATGACCGAGACGGCCGCCCCGATGCTCGTCAACTGGGAGGACGACAACGTGGTCGGTTCCGTCGGCAAGCCGGGACCGGGCATGGGCGTGCGTCTCGGAGAGGATGACGAGCTGCTGCTCACCGGTCCCAACGTGTTCCTCGGCTACTACAAGCAACCCGAGCTCACCGCCGCCGCCATGACCGAGGACGGATGGATCCGCTCCGGCGATCTGGGCGTCATCGACGAGAACGGCTTCGTGACCATCACCGGACGCAAGAAGGACATCATCATCACCGCGGGCGGCAAGAACGTCAGCCCGGCTCCCATGGAGGACGTGATCAACACCTGCCCGATCATCTCCCACACGGTCGTCGTGGGCGACGGCAAGCCGTTCATCGCGGCGTTGGTCGAACTCGACGACGAGATGACGCGCTCGTGGCTGGGCTCGCAGGGGCTCAACGCGGATATGTCGATGTCCGAGGTCGCGCAAAGCGACGCGGTGCGCGCGTTCATCCAGCAATACATCGATTTGGCGAACGCGAACGTGTCGCGCGCCGAATCGGTGCGCAAATTCGTCATCCTCGACGAGGAGTTCACCCAGGAGGCCGGCACGCTCACGCCGAGCATGAAGATGGTCCGCCCGAAGGTGCTCGCCCGCTACGCCGATCTGATCGAGAGCGAGCTGTATGCGCCCAAGGCCTCCTCAAGGCCGGTGCCGGCCACCGCGAGGATCATCGACCGCACCACGGAGACGGTGCAGCAGATGAGCGAATCGGTCAAGCAGGCCTCGGAGAACATGAGCCCGAAGATGCGGCAGGCGTACGAGCGCACGCGCGCCAGCGTGTCGGATTCGCTTGCTACCGTGTCGGAGAAGATCAAGAAGCAGCAGCCGGACGGATTCGAGGCGGATGACGACGCCCCGGCCGCCGGCGGAGCTGAGGACCTGCCCGCCGCCGACGACGCGGCCGGCGCGACCAATGAGGAGCAGTGA
- the def gene encoding peptide deformylase has protein sequence MAIREIRVVPDPVLRTPCDEIKEITPAVRRLVDDLVETVDDPGRAGLSANQIGVNLRAFSYNIDGKVGYVLNPVLEETSGEQYGDEGCLSVPGLWYKTRRADYARVRGIDLDGKPVVLEGHGLMGRMLQHECDHLDGHVYLDRLEKEERRAALKYMREHAK, from the coding sequence TTGGCAATCCGTGAGATTCGTGTCGTACCCGATCCCGTGCTGCGCACGCCTTGCGACGAGATCAAGGAGATCACCCCGGCCGTGCGCCGCCTGGTCGACGACCTTGTCGAAACCGTGGACGATCCCGGGAGGGCGGGCCTGTCCGCCAACCAGATCGGCGTGAACCTTCGCGCCTTCTCCTACAACATCGACGGCAAGGTGGGCTATGTGCTCAACCCGGTGCTCGAGGAGACCAGCGGCGAGCAGTACGGCGACGAGGGATGCCTGTCCGTGCCCGGCCTGTGGTACAAGACCCGCCGCGCCGACTACGCGCGCGTGCGCGGCATCGACCTCGACGGCAAGCCGGTCGTGCTCGAAGGGCATGGATTGATGGGGCGCATGCTTCAGCATGAATGCGACCATCTCGACGGCCATGTCTACCTCGACCGTCTGGAGAAGGAGGAGCGCCGCGCCGCGCTCAAATACATGCGCGAACACGCCAAGTGA
- the rpsB gene encoding 30S ribosomal protein S2, with the protein MAQIAMSDMLKAGLHFGHQTRRWNPKMKQFILTQRNGIHIINLFKSLDMIDKAYDFIKTTVAHNGTVLFVGTKKQAQEAVSNQAVRVNMPYVSERWLGGMLTNFQTVSKRVNRLKELEEMDFSDVRGSGLTKKELLLLEREKDKLNKQLGGIRNMTRTPSAMFVVDINKEALAVEEAHKLGIPVIAIVDTNTDPEAVEYPIPANDDAIRGIELLTSLMADAVAEGLIERSGKATKAEGETAEQPMAAWEKELLENQAAPAEEAVEAESTEAEKAE; encoded by the coding sequence ATGGCTCAGATCGCTATGAGCGACATGCTGAAGGCCGGCCTGCACTTCGGCCATCAGACCCGCCGCTGGAACCCGAAGATGAAGCAGTTCATCCTCACCCAGCGCAACGGCATCCACATCATCAACCTGTTCAAGTCGCTCGACATGATCGACAAGGCGTACGACTTCATCAAGACCACCGTGGCCCACAACGGCACCGTGCTCTTCGTCGGCACCAAGAAGCAGGCCCAGGAGGCCGTGTCCAACCAGGCCGTCCGCGTGAACATGCCCTACGTCTCCGAGCGTTGGCTCGGCGGCATGCTGACCAACTTCCAGACCGTGTCCAAGCGCGTCAACCGCCTCAAGGAACTTGAGGAGATGGACTTCTCCGACGTGCGCGGCTCCGGCCTGACCAAGAAGGAACTGCTGCTGCTCGAGCGCGAGAAGGACAAGCTCAACAAGCAGCTGGGCGGTATCCGCAACATGACCCGCACGCCGTCCGCGATGTTCGTCGTCGACATCAACAAGGAGGCGCTGGCCGTCGAGGAAGCCCACAAGCTGGGCATCCCGGTCATCGCCATCGTCGACACCAACACCGATCCGGAAGCCGTCGAGTACCCGATTCCGGCGAACGATGACGCCATCCGCGGCATCGAACTGCTGACCAGCCTCATGGCTGACGCGGTCGCCGAGGGCCTCATCGAACGTTCCGGCAAGGCCACCAAGGCCGAAGGCGAGACCGCCGAGCAGCCGATGGCCGCTTGGGAGAAGGAGCTCCTGGAGAACCAGGCCGCTCCCGCCGAGGAAGCCGTCGAAGCCGAGTCCACCGAGGCCGAGAAGGCCGAGTGA
- the tsf gene encoding translation elongation factor Ts, with the protein MAAITAALIKQVREDTGAGMMDVKKALTEAEGDVARAKEIIRAKGIAAAGKREGRKAQEGTIGSKVVETAEGQTGYAVELNSETDFVAKTPKFVEFTDEVLGYAVEANAESAAELLAAKVGDATVKEAVEEAAALFGEHVKVGQFAKISGEHVEVYAHKKSAEMPPSIVAMIATDKAGAAVAHEAALQISAMGAQWLTREDVPADVVESERRVATEKSLAEGKPEQIVPKIVEGRLNAFYKESVLLEQSYVKDPSKTVGDLFKEVGGKAVAFARVEVGKGEEE; encoded by the coding sequence ATGGCAGCAATTACCGCCGCTCTGATCAAGCAGGTGCGTGAAGACACCGGCGCCGGCATGATGGACGTCAAGAAGGCCCTCACCGAGGCCGAAGGCGACGTCGCCCGCGCCAAGGAGATCATCCGCGCCAAGGGCATCGCCGCCGCCGGCAAGCGCGAAGGCCGCAAGGCCCAGGAAGGCACCATCGGCTCCAAGGTCGTCGAGACCGCCGAAGGCCAGACCGGCTACGCCGTCGAGCTGAACTCCGAGACCGACTTCGTGGCCAAGACCCCGAAGTTCGTCGAGTTCACCGACGAGGTGCTCGGCTACGCCGTCGAGGCGAACGCCGAATCCGCCGCCGAGCTGCTGGCCGCCAAGGTCGGCGACGCCACCGTGAAGGAGGCCGTCGAGGAGGCCGCCGCCCTGTTCGGCGAGCACGTCAAGGTCGGCCAGTTCGCGAAGATCTCCGGCGAGCACGTCGAGGTCTACGCCCACAAGAAGTCCGCCGAGATGCCGCCGAGCATCGTCGCGATGATCGCCACCGACAAGGCCGGCGCCGCCGTCGCGCACGAGGCCGCGCTGCAGATCTCCGCGATGGGCGCCCAGTGGCTGACCCGCGAGGACGTTCCGGCCGATGTGGTCGAGTCCGAGCGTCGCGTCGCCACCGAGAAGTCCCTCGCCGAGGGCAAGCCGGAGCAGATCGTTCCCAAGATCGTCGAAGGCCGTCTCAACGCCTTCTACAAGGAGAGCGTGCTGCTTGAGCAGTCCTACGTCAAGGATCCGTCCAAGACCGTCGGCGACCTGTTCAAGGAAGTGGGCGGCAAGGCCGTGGCCTTCGCCCGCGTCGAGGTCGGCAAGGGCGAAGAGGAGTGA
- a CDS encoding ATP-binding protein has translation MIRWNKSCLRGRQDLWYSCLPRRQEPNSILVCRTDGRPVMPVNAIVQEKLLDFEQEGIPQVFERDLSLGDVQSPARGNLVNVVVGTRRCGKTYRLYQEMRAILDAGYPRSSLMYFNFEDERLKPYSPGLLADVLDTFFAMHPDAKRDGAFLFFDEIQEVDDWGAFLRRVVDGTKATVYVTGASSKMLSAELSSEFRGRALSREMFPLSFSEFARFRGVTGVPFGDGFSSSAQADLRHACVEYLNRGGFIAPLRLSPSEGMLLLQEYAYRTVALDVVERYGLRNPRVASMFVARCLASSGRELSVNKVYGDIRSRGVSVSRETLGNLLAYYEDAFLVFPVGELSRAIADNPRSVSKIYAVDPGMFAAFAPASTVDAGQRLETAVYDKLRRGATYARKGAVSRLFVEDGGSRHEVDFVVGDAMLMDAYRLVQVSVDMADAKTRSRELSALDSAMRRYGISESTVVTMDEESDEHVSSGTIHIVPAWKWLLDGGDAS, from the coding sequence TTGATTCGATGGAATAAATCTTGTCTTCGTGGAAGACAAGATTTATGGTATTCTTGTCTTCCAAGAAGACAAGAACCTAATTCGATTCTTGTTTGTCGAACAGACGGGAGGCCGGTTATGCCAGTCAATGCCATAGTGCAAGAAAAACTGCTCGACTTCGAGCAGGAAGGCATTCCGCAGGTATTCGAGCGTGATCTGTCATTGGGGGACGTGCAGTCACCGGCGCGCGGCAATCTGGTGAACGTGGTGGTGGGGACGCGGCGTTGCGGGAAGACCTACCGCCTCTATCAGGAGATGCGGGCCATTCTTGATGCGGGTTATCCGCGCTCGTCGTTGATGTACTTCAATTTCGAGGATGAACGTCTCAAGCCGTATTCGCCGGGCCTGTTGGCCGACGTGCTTGACACGTTCTTCGCGATGCACCCTGATGCGAAGAGGGACGGCGCGTTCCTGTTTTTTGACGAGATCCAAGAGGTCGACGATTGGGGTGCGTTTCTGCGCCGCGTGGTGGATGGAACCAAGGCGACCGTCTATGTGACGGGGGCCTCGTCGAAGATGCTGTCCGCCGAACTGTCGAGCGAATTTCGTGGACGCGCGCTATCGCGGGAGATGTTCCCCTTGAGTTTTTCGGAGTTCGCGCGATTCCGCGGTGTGACGGGCGTGCCATTCGGCGATGGCTTCTCATCGAGTGCTCAGGCCGACCTGAGACATGCGTGTGTGGAATATCTGAATCGCGGCGGTTTCATCGCGCCGTTGCGGTTGAGCCCCTCGGAGGGCATGCTGCTGTTGCAGGAGTACGCGTATCGCACCGTCGCCCTGGATGTTGTGGAGCGGTATGGGTTGAGGAATCCGCGTGTGGCTTCGATGTTCGTCGCGCGTTGTCTGGCCTCGTCCGGCAGGGAACTTTCCGTGAACAAGGTGTATGGCGATATCAGAAGCCGCGGGGTTTCCGTTTCTCGTGAGACGCTGGGCAACCTGTTGGCGTACTACGAGGACGCGTTTCTGGTGTTTCCGGTGGGCGAGCTGTCCCGCGCCATCGCCGACAATCCGCGTTCCGTGTCGAAAATCTACGCCGTCGATCCCGGCATGTTCGCCGCATTCGCCCCCGCCTCCACCGTGGATGCGGGTCAGCGCTTGGAAACGGCGGTATACGATAAGCTTCGCCGCGGCGCGACCTACGCGCGTAAAGGCGCGGTGTCCCGATTGTTTGTCGAGGATGGCGGTTCCCGGCATGAAGTCGATTTTGTGGTGGGGGACGCCATGCTGATGGATGCCTATCGGTTGGTGCAGGTCAGCGTGGACATGGCGGACGCGAAAACCCGGTCCCGCGAGCTGTCGGCTCTGGACTCAGCCATGAGACGTTATGGAATATCCGAGTCGACGGTGGTGACCATGGACGAGGAATCGGACGAACATGTTTCATCGGGCACCATACACATCGTCCCCGCATGGAAGTGGCTTTTGGATGGCGGCGATGCCTCGTGA